TTGTACAATGTTATTCACACAGAATATACAGACTATttaatctttctctctctcactttatattcttaacatggtatcagagccattccTCTAATTTTTTGGTATCTGTGGTCATCTCTGGCGTTCTTCTACTGGCCTTGCCTTCATCCAGTAACCACTATCAAAAGCAAGTTACCGCCATCAAGCCACTGCAATCCTTGGATTCAATATGTTCTCTCATTAAATCATTGAACCACAACCACAAATTGATAGATCAAACTATCCCAAGAAAAACCCAGCCAAAAACATCTTGGTCTGAGTTGTCACGCACCTACACGCGCTACCAGAAGTTTCTACAAGTTGAACACGTGCTGCTAGTTCCACTGATGTGCCTCCACGTACTGATGTTGTGTCACCACACTCCTAATTCAATTCGCGTGAAGCCATGCCAGCCCTAGGTGATGTCATCCTACCATGTCAGCGTATTGCATCATCCGCCTATGTCAGCACACGTCAACAATTGACTTTGATTGTGGACCGTTGACTTTGACTGTTAACTGTTGACTTTTTGACCAAAGTCAAAACTTTTCGATTCGGCCTATCTTACTCAGTTTTTCACATAGATTCCATTTTTGGGTTCAGTTTCTTCATTTGAGGTCCCTAAATCCCTCTTTTTGGTGATTTTCTTCATTATGGCTCAAGAAAACGAACAAGACATTGTACGTCCTATCACCGTTATCCTGGATGGTCCTTCTACTTATCATGCATGGTCTTAGAATATGAATGTCTGTCTCAAGGGTCATAAACTATGGTGTTATGTAACTGGTTTGATTCCCAAGCTAGTGCCAATACCTAAGTCCAAAGCTGCAACTAATGTCGATACCTCTAAGACTACTGTTGTAGAGGATGATTATGAAGCACGCCTAGAGGAATGAGAAAGTATTCAAAGTAAGATATTATCTTGGTTTATCAATACCTCTGTACCTTCCATTCATAGTCTTTTTCCTCGTCCTGGTACTACTACAACTGCTTGGATATTTTTATCTAATCTCTACAATTGCACTAATGATTCAAGCCTGGAGTTTCACATTGAATCAAAGTTTTATCAAATGCGCCAAGAGACAGGTCAGTCTATTTCTGATTATTATTCTCAGACTTCTTCTATATGGGAACAACTTTCTGCTGCAGATCCTCCATTACAGTATCTTGAGGACATTGAACTTTTTGCCAAATATCGGGGTCATCGTAAATTTATGCATTTCATGATGGGTTTACATGAGGATTTTGAGCCTACTAGAGTTTTTTTGCTTAGCCAATCTCCTACTCCTTCTCTTGATAATGCAGTCAAAGAGCTCACCTCTAAGGAGAATCGTCGGCCTATTTATCACATGTCATCCTCTGATCATGTGTTGGCTACACCCTCTCTTCCTCCACAGCCCTCCATTGTTGCTATCACTGCCCTTCCCCGATTAACCTCTGGGCGTGCCTCCTCTCGATTTTTGAAAGGCACTCACTATGAGTTTTGTCGTGCCATAGGCCATGATATCTCTGTTTATCATAAACTGTAGAAATTCATGCAAGAGCATAATAAAGTTTCTCCTCCTTGGGCAACTGCTATGTATCCCTTGGATCTATCATTTCTTACAAGTCCATCTTCTGCTTCCTTACATACTACAATTGATATCGAGGCAATAATTCAACAGGTTTTATCCCGAATTTCCACTGCCCTTTCTGTCACATTAGGTAACcattcttggttttttgatGATGCATGTTGTAACTATATGACCTCTGATGAATCACAATTCTCTGATAAGGCACCCTATCTTTACTTACACTGCTAATGGAACTCCTATGCTTGTTAATCATAAAGGAACAATCTCTACTCCTAGTTTATCCCTTAGTGACACTTTTCATATTCCAAAATTGTCCCTCAATTTGCTTTCTGTTGGTCAACTATGTGAATTAGGAGTAGATATTCTATTTACTAATCATGATGTGGATGTGCAGGATCCCCGAATGGATCAAGTGCTTGGGACAAGCCGTAAGGTTGGACATATGTTTGAGGTTCACGACTTGAAGATTCCTTCACAAGTTGTTTCTGCTGCTTCTATTACTACCACCCTCTCCCTTGATTTATGGCATGCTAATCTTGGTCATACATCTTTATCTCATCTTCCTGTCATTTTggtaaaaaactaaattttccTTTAATAATAGTGACTCTTTTTCTTCTGCACCTTTTGATCTTATACATTCTGATATTTGGGGTTTGGCACCAATTTTCATTGAGGccggatctcgatattttgtcatatttgtagATGATTTTTCTCGATATACTTGGATTTATCTACTTCACATAGGTTTGAACTTGTGTCTATTTACCAAACATTTCATAGAATAATTGAAACACAGTTCAATCGCATTGTTAAGATCTTTCGGCCAAATAATGCTCAAGAATATAATGATAAATCTTTCTTGTCCTTTTTAGATAGTAAAGGTACTCTCCTACACTAGCCTTGTCCTTACACCTCTCAATAAAATGGTCGTGCAGAACAAAAACATAGTCACATTCTTGATGTTGTCTGCACCCTtctcattttttcctttattcttGAGCGCTTTTAGGGTAAGGCAACACTCACTTCTATTTACACCATTAATTGTGTTCCATCACCAACCACACACAACAAATCACCCCTTGAGCTCCTTAATGGTCAAACCCCTGACTACTCATCtctttgggtttttggttgtgcTTGTTTTGTCTCTTTTCCTCCTCATGAATAAACAAAGCTCCAGACTCATGCTCATCTCTGTTGCTTCCTTGGATATGGTGTATCCTAAAAGGGTTTTTACTGCTATGACCCCATCACTCATCGCCTTCATGTCTCCCATCATGTAGAGTTCTGGGAACATCGTCCTTTCACAAGTCTTCAACAGTTTTTTGTGTCCTCTTCCTCAAAGTATCCCATTTTTACTAATCTTTTCCTCCCTCTTTACCCCAAATTTGTGGAGGATTCTTCAACATCGACTGCCTATCCAGACGACTCATCTCCAGTTTTGTCCCCGACACATGACCCGCCTATCCTAGATCCTGTAGCACCACCATCCCATAAGCCTCTTATTGGTCTTGACCTTCATTGCTCTACTCGGGTAAGCGTTCTTCCTTCTTATCTCACTGATTATCACTATTTTTTTGCTCTTGCCACCCTCTATAAGCCTCACACCTATCATGAGGCACATACTGACCTTCTTTGGTAGCAAGCTATGTCCGAAGAATTAGATGCCCTCCACAAAAATCACACTTAGGATATGGTTGATTTGCCTCCTGGTCAGTCTGTAGTAGGTTATAGGTGGTTTACAAGATTAAGACCAAGGCTGATGGATTCGTTGAACAATACAAGGCTCGCCTCGTTGTGAAAGGATTTACTTAGGAATATGGCATTGACTATGAGAAAACTTTTGCTCCTGTTGCTCACCTTACATCTGTCAGATGTCTCATTGTTGTGGCTACCGTTCACCGTTGGCCTCTTTATTTGATAGATGTGAAGAATGTTTTCCTTAATGGAGACCTCCAAGAAGAAGTGTACATGCAACCACCCTCTAGCTATACTCACTCAGGCCGTTAAGTTTTCCGCCTTCATCGTGCTTTTTATGGCCTCAAGCAGGCTCCTCAGGATTGGTTTGAAAAGTTTAACTCAATTGTTACTCAGTAGGGTTTCACTTCGAGTCCTCATGATACTGCTCTCTTCATTTAAAGATCATCTGTTGGTATcactcttattcttctttatgttgatgacatgactattactGGAGATGATTTTGCAAGTATCCACTCTCTTCAACACTTCCTTAGTCAtaattttgagatgaaagatttGGGCACTCTCAactatttttttgggcttgagGTTACCTCATCCTCTGATGGATACTATCTTTTCCAAACTAAATATGCTTCTGACCTTCTCTCCAAGGCCGGTATCATAGTCAACAAAACGGTTTCCACTCCCTTGGAATACAATGCCAAGCTCACACCCCTGGATGGTGAACCTATATCAAATACTACTCATTATCATCATCTGGTTGGTAGTCTCATCTATCTCACTGTCACTCACCTGGATATTTAACATGTCATGAGTATGGTTAGTGAGTTCATGAATGCCCCTCGTTCTGTCCATTATGCTGTTGTTCTTCGGATTCTCCAATGTGTCAAGGGTACACTTTATCATGGTCTTCACTACTCCTTTCAGTCTTCTCTCAAGCTCCATGCTTATTCAGATGCGGATTAGGCAAATGATCCAACTAATCGATACTCCATCACAGGTTTTTGTTTCCTATTGGGTACTTCTCTTGTCTCATGGCGTAGCAAGAAGTAGGACGTGGTTTCCCGTTCCAGTACTGAGGCTGAGTATCATGCTCTTGCTGACACCACCTGCGAGCATGTCTGGCTTCGATAGCTCTTGGCTAACAAGGATTTGCTCTACAGCCCACTAtcactcctctttattgtgataatcatAGTGCTATCTACATTGTTCATAAcaatgtcttccatgaacgcaCCTAGCACATTGAGATCGATTGCCACATCACTTGCCAGCATCGCAAGAAAGACAATCTTTAGTTATTCTCCATCTCCTTACCGACCAACCTGCGAATATTTTCACCAAATTCCAGTTGGCTTCCTCCTTGCCACCTCAagtttgaggggggatgttaGTATATAGCTTAATTTAGTCTAGCCCATCGGGCCTAGCCCAGTATACTGTACTTGTAATACACTCATATTACTTGTATTTCATACATACTTAGCCTATATAAGGCTCTCTATTATACAATGTTattcacataaaaatatatagactATTcagtctttttctctctcactttatattcttaacaataGTTACATCATCAAGAGGATCACCCTCAAAGACAAAGAGACTAGTTAATAGTGCCATAAGAGAGCTTACTGGCTTGGCCAAGAATATAGTGTTTTTGAGACAAGATAATGCCCGTAGAATAGGCACAACCTCAAcaccaagaaagaaattgagaTTCTCCAAATCTTTAATAGCAAAATCCAAACGCAATTGCCAAAGAAGATCATCAATAGCAAAGGGTTTGGAGctaggaataataataatatccacATAAATGAGAAAGAATATGGTGAATGCAGTACCGTGATAAATGAACAGAGAGGACTCTGACCTTGAGCCTTTGAAACCAAAATTAAGCAAATGACCAGAGAGTCATGAGAACCAAGCATGAGGAGCCTGTTTTAGGCCATATAGAGCCTTTTGCAATTTGCAAACATGCTTGGAAAATTGGGGATAAGTAAAACCCAGGGATCGAATCATATAAATAGCTTTAGAGAGATGATCATGCAAGAACGCATTTTGAACATCAATTTGTCATATAACCCAACCCTTAGAAATCGCAATACATAAAACTGTACATACCATAGTGGGTTTAACAACTGGGCTAAAAGTCTTACAAAAATCAACTCTAGGTAATCAATGGAAGCCCTTGGCCACTAGCCGGAATACCCATTTACAGTTGATAACATTGCAAGTAACATGTGGTGGAAGCAGAGTCCATATGGAATTTTTAAGAAGAGCATCAAATCCAGGTTCATAGCATTTCATATTATAGTTATCACTTATCACAACTACTTGAACTCTTAGAATCTGTGAGCTTGCTCTTATTCATAACAGAGTAGaacaccaattaaaaaaaatatcttcaataGAAAGACTACTCTGGGGTCGcaatgttgtaaaaaatatactATAAAAGAATAATTACAATTGAATACTTATAAAACCTTTGCACATTTAAACTCTCTATTATAAGTTTAAACACTGCAAACgcatttgtttgtctttttacCACAGTAATCTTAGAACTTCTGAACTCCTAATATAGTGATTTCTTCCATAAATTTCTCGTCCACATGAACCATAATCTCTAACACTACGGGGAACCTCCTTGAAGATTTGTTGCAGCAAATTCACTATAAAAGATCTCTATGGTTTAAAGAAAAGTTTAGAACTCAAGATGTTATCAAGAACACAcactttgtttttcttgtttttgctctaggtacaaatttgatttttctttatttaggcTTAGGAAGAAGATTTTAAGATCTAAAGTTTTTTGCTTTGGTAAGGCTGCACTTGGCCCCTctaaaatttgtgcaaaaggtGCTTTACATTGGTGCAAACAGTAGTATTAGAACTAAAAGTTTAGAACTTTACCGTTTTCACTCAAGGGAGTTATGAGTGGACTCTCAGGGACATCATTGCTATATCAACTTCAATTGATTATATCTTGCTcgtttcaaattgaaattggGTTAAAGAATCATCACTCAGAAATTTATTTGTTGGTCTTAAATATTAACAAAAGGGCAACAACTTCTCATCTTTGAACAAATAGAAACCTATAAAACccatttttgacttttttggcACTAAAATTTTCCAACACCTTATAGTGCATTTACCATTTTACTCTATTATGGTAGCTTAAGGacttattacattttttttttctaaattataaaattatcattttatgcCGAAATAGTAACCTATATTGCAGTAAAGTAGTTTATAAAGAGTTTTGTtagttattattgttattattattattttgtcttttaGTGAGAGTTTATAAAGAGTTAGATGTACAATAGCCTAGGACTctttgacacacacacacacgcaatGGGAGAGGAGAAGGTAGGGTTCAAATTATAGATATGAGACATCACAAATGATGCTATTAGTATTGGGTTATCACTTAAACCCAACCCTTCAATTATTATAATACTTTGAAGTATTTAATATAACAAGGGAATCATTGTTACTATATAAAAACATCAACTCCTTAAAGCTAGATTGAATTATCATAAATTCATTAATGATTTTAAAAGctatataaatgaaaaatgctTCTCTTCAAACTGATTTAGAGAGAAATCATTCTAATTCCTCCTCTATCTTTTTCTTggttgtgaattttgaaaatctaaccattaaattttatgttcttatggtattttttatgcttgcaagatttcaagaaatcaaatatcaatagttatgtcattaatgacatatttaaatttcaagtttttgtggtaaaaaattatacataaaaaataagtttattgatcaaatagtaaataacactCGATTTAAACGAAATTTGACATGCGcgttaagaaaataaagaatatgaaatctaatagttaaaattttaaaattcacattcaataaaaaaaaaatataagaggaATTTGAAAGATTTCTCATTGTCCTATATAAATCGTTGAATAATTTTCATATACAATGCACGTgtatttgtattattattattattattattattattaagattCACGTTTTTTTAGAGGGAAGATATCTAATAACCTAATAATTAAGTTGTgaattattattcaaattaaaataattgtaaatttatttgtggtattaaattttttgcCTCATTAATGTTGCCACCGAGAAAGGTAGTTGGACGCATTTAAGgacttgtatcaaaaaaatttgggatttacCTTGTTGCTCCACGTTATTGAAGGGAACATTTActaaattgttaataaattatgagaaatgataACGAATGCCTTagggtattggttaataatccatttaaagaaagtttttattggaaaagaaaaaaaaaaaaagcaattaatgttttgacaattttttccatttcccataaaagtgatatcaaatttttcctaaaatagattcttaatcaatgccctaagggcattcgttagcaggACCCATAAACTATAATAGAAAAGTTTCGATatcacttttatagaaaatataaaaagctgtaAGTGCACAACTGGCACCCGGATCCTAACGCGTgacaggctcaggcccaaacggccttatacaatcaaatttgtagggtgtgggcttgaaacctaagTCTTACGGATATTGGATTACAGATGGAAGGCTAGATTACTACTTCACACAcaatcaaaggatgaaaatagTGAGAAATcctcctcgaacgtaagccgaggaAGTCTTATATTGCTATTCTTTCTTTCAATAATAGACTAAAATTGAAGGTGAAGTATATagtactctctttctctctttcctttttttttttcttctcctaccctttctttcccttttatatcattcttcttcttccctttatcctCCACATGTATCACAAATTACCCTATTaaatacttgtcacatccaccacctttttgatatcttcaaacaatagctggaaggctgaacattactgttcagatgtcattttttcattaatgcgaccagggaggtaggtacagggtctttaatgcggtggtactAAATATTTCTTATACATTCTTCATTTCTATAACTATATGAAACACATCTTTACCTACCAAACCTTTCGGAATTCTCTCCCCAAATATCATGACGTGTCATATGATCTTTATTTGACTTGTCTGAGGAGATGCCTCTCCTCGGACAACCTCACCAATCTTTCTGGCATGAGTTGGCTTGTGGGCCCCAAAATCTCTGCTCAGACAGGCTCATATCACCAAATCAAGCTCAAGGGTCAAATCCGtgttttgaccattttacccccacaaaagctattaacaatatttattattttatcatttttctaataaaatgtttctaaaaatagctcCTAAACTACTTCCGTCTTAGTTTGTTTGTTCTCTATTCCAatttgggatgtcccaaaatattgtcctatttctaaaataaaaatcattaatttactaatatttctATTATAcctttactttattttcaaaactatttgaaaagaaaattaacaaatatttaaaaaaatcaatttgattGGGGTACATTTTTAATTGTCTCATTAAGAacaattcttttaaaaaaaaaaactgataaatttattttaaggtaattttgtaaacttatatatttttataaaataaataaaataataaataatattcctTTAATTAGTTTGACTCTTCAAATAGGACAAACAAATTAGATCGGCGAAAGTTATACATTAAGACATTggctaacattttttttcttttctttttattgctgAATTGGACCTGCATTGGTTGCTCCACATTATTGGTTAAGGGAACATTTACTAAATTTTTAGGGACTCGCGTCAAAAGTTTTTGGGACCTGCATTGGTTGctccacgtttttttttttttttttttgaaaggggaaAATGAGATTCATTCCGTAAAGAAATTGGTTTAAATATTTCGCTTAAGAAAGTTTGGATGTACCAACCTCTTAAATTACAAGTCTttgcacttttattttttttttatgattcattgtAAGCCACTGAGATTCTTTATAACCTGAGACAATTTTGGGAAACTCGTTTTGCTTGGGTTCCATTTTTAATTCTGTAATCCCTCGGGCTTGGAAAAGGAAAAACGAAATATTAGcccttataagttataacttagCTAACTTTTTAGCTAACTTTTTTGCTGAGAATAACTTAGctaa
This genomic stretch from Castanea sativa cultivar Marrone di Chiusa Pesio chromosome 9, ASM4071231v1 harbors:
- the LOC142609064 gene encoding uncharacterized protein LOC142609064, which produces MRQETGQSISDYYSQTSSIWEQLSAADPPLQYLEDIELFAKYRGHRKFMHFMMGLHEDFEPTRVFLLSQSPTPSLDNAVKELTSKENRRPIYHMSSSDHVLATPSLPPQPSIVAITALPRLTSGRASSRFLKGTHYEFCRAIGHDISVYHKLHPIFTYTANGTPMLVNHKGTISTPSLSLSDTFHIPKLSLNLLSVGQLCELGVDILFTNHDVDVQDPRMDQVLGTSRKVGHMFEVHDLKIPSQVVSAASITTTLSLDLWHANLGHTSLSHLPVILVKN